Genomic window (Blastocatellia bacterium):
TTTGTATTAGTATCAAAACCTTCTACCGCGCTATCAGTCAGGCTAAAATGATGTGGGGTTACTTCGCAAGTAACTTTAATTCCTTTTTGCTTACCTTGTTTTACTAAAGCTAAAGATCCAGCAGTGCTTAAATGGGCGATATGGATATGCGCTCCAGTTTCTTGCGCTAGCATTAAATCTCGCTGGACATCTGCTTCTTCAGCTAAATGAGACATTCCTTTTAGTCCAAGTAGCGTAGAGTAATAGCCTTCATTCATTACGCCACCAGCAGCAAGCTCTTTATTTTCACAATGATCAACAACAGGTAGGCCAAAATTTTTGGCATATTCCATTGCTCTACGCATTACCAAAGAGTTTGACACTGGACGACCATCATCAGAAATAGCTACAATTCCAGCCTCGTACATTTCCCCAATTTCCGCCAGTTGTTGACCTTCAGATTGTTTAGTTATTGCTCCAATAGGGAAAATGTTTACAAGATTAAGCTTTTTTGCTCGCTCTAAAATATAGTGAGTTACTGTAGCATTATCATTTATTGGCTGTGTGTTTGGCATACAACATATTGAGGTGAAACCCCCAGCAGCAGCAGCTTTAGCACCTGTTTCAATAGTTTCTTTATCTTCGCGTCCAGGTTCGCGTAAATGAGTGTGAAGGTCTATAAAACCAGGTGCAACTACTAAACCTGTAGCATCGAAAATTTGAGCATCAGCTATTTCAATGTTAGGAAAAACACCTGCAATTTGTCCATCTTCAATTAA
Coding sequences:
- a CDS encoding dihydroorotase yields the protein MRLLIKNGLVIDPSRYFEEVSDVLIEDGQIAGVFPNIEIADAQIFDATGLVVAPGFIDLHTHLREPGREDKETIETGAKAAAAGGFTSICCMPNTQPINDNATVTHYILERAKKLNLVNIFPIGAITKQSEGQQLAEIGEMYEAGIVAISDDGRPVSNSLVMRRAMEYAKNFGLPVVDHCENKELAAGGVMNEGYYSTLLGLKGMSHLAEEADVQRDLMLAQETGAHIHIAHLSTAGSLALVKQGKQKGIKVTCEVTPHHFSLTDSAVEGFDTNTKMNPPLRTNQDVEALIQGIIDGTVDVIATDHAPHHADEKALEYDRAPFGIVGLETAVSLSLDKLYHTGKISLMRFVELLSTAPARVFNLARGTLAVGSPADITIFDPTLNTTVNPALFRSKSRNSPFAGWQLKGAVIATIVNGKIIYHHQQD